Genomic window (Diabrotica undecimpunctata isolate CICGRU chromosome 6, icDiaUnde3, whole genome shotgun sequence):
CTGAAGTATACGTTATTTGTACCAAATATAAGGGATTTAGCATTATTGATCATTTGTGGAGAGGCTTATGGGGTGCTTATGAAGATATTGACATATTTAATTCAAACTCTATGTTCTTGCTAACTCATCTACCGGATAGTTTTTTAGCTGAAATATATAAATGTTcagatttttttatgaaaaaacaaGCAGATACTATATTGGATAATATTTATCATTTTGATCGCAGGATTCaagataatatttttattaccaaGTCATTTGTAGCTCAAGTTTATTTGGCTAGACATGAGATCAAACCCATACCAGAAAGTTCCAAAATAGTACCAAATATATGTGTTTCTGAATTATGGAGAGTCCATTCAACTAAGAACTCAAGGCacttttttaatacaaatttacCAAACGTTATACGTAATAGAAAAATTTACAATAGTTTGGATATCATTATTGGTAAAGAAATTCAAACTGTATATAATTCCAAATTTACTGACAACGACAATCTCAGAAAAATTCAAACGATgtgtgcaaataataaaaatacgtccgATTTTTATCAATATGTTTTGAAGGTGCTGcaaaaaaataacattgttaTAAACGTTAAAGAATTTGATGTTACTATATTCTCAAAATTCCAAAAAGAATTGTTTCTCAAAATATCTTCCGTTATAGGTGTCGATAAGAATTTAATACTAATTAATATTCCCTTTGTAACGCATTTTCTTGCAGGATtactatatttattaatatttttttacgaTAAAGTTTATATGGGGAGAGGTGTTGTATATTTATATCAACCAAAATCTAGTGTGTTCAAAAGTATACAAAGTATTTTTAACAGTATTACAGAAAAGTACAAACTTACAACTGAATCAAATAGCCAGTTTGCCCAGGATATTGTTCACATTGTTTCGCCTAGTGTATTTGAAACTgagtcttttattgagacaatctGGAATtataataagtatttattttgCGAGGACAAATGTTTTACTAGCCCTTATACATATCACTTACAATGATCTGTATGTGGTTCGTATACAAAAAATGGAGTCTGGATCTTTTGATAAAATGTTTCTATATTTGCATTTCAGAATTTAAAGAAAAGATATATTTAATGAATAAGTATTATGTCATAGTCTACATCGGTTTCAAAAGTGTTTAGTTCAATAAGTAAGACATATACTTAGTTAACCAATACCCAAAAGAGAAGATTGTTACATTTAAATCAATAATCGTCTTCATTTAATAACGCAGTATAACTTAGGAGTCCCAGTTAGTAAGCTAAGATAGGCTACCAGTATTTTTGTTTCTTGTTCTATGCAAGAGTTGTAACAAGGCCAGTGCTAACCTTAACGGTAAATTATGTGTAATATCCTGATGTTAACCAAGCTACTTATTTTATACATGCATACAAGGTGACCAGGtgtgaatatatttttaattcactCTCTTTTTCTCTTATCTTCCCCATTACTTGGATCGTGATTTCCTCAAATACTCATAACAAATTTTCTCCATTGGTTTCTATCTTCAGTTACTTCAAGAGTTTGGCAGAATGAGTGACATTCTGAATTTGGTGGGACCATCTGATTGGTGACAACCTTTTTTTAATATCAAGTTGGTTAATAATGGAAACGTTTGTCAGATGAGCAGTCCGAGATATGCGCAGCATTTTTCTccaacaccacatctcaaaggtaCGATTTTTTTGGCATTCTTGTGCGTGAAAAGTTTCTgtcccgtatagaaatattgagaatacaactGCACTAATCTCATCTTGATTTTTTCCTCGAGTCGTTAGGCGACTAATTGCATTTTTTGTTATACCAATGCGTTTCCGAACTTCTGCTTCGCAGTTGCtatcgttagttatactagatTCGAGATAGTTGAAGCTATCTATTATCTGAAATTCCTGCCAGTGGTTACTCAGCTAAATAGTGTTGAATCTGTCTATCACCATTATTTTCGAATTGTCCCTATTAATTGTAAGACCAACTTTCATGCTTTCctactcaactcttcgcaggagatcTCAATGTTCAAATTAATCTCTTTAATGTAATCACtattatatttcttcttcttcttctggttcctatctgtttcggatgttggaaatcatattggcaatcatgaccttgctcgctgcggctcgaaacagctccgttgaggttttcttaaaccatgttcttaaattccgcagccatgatattctccttctaccgggttcgcgcttacctttgactttaccttgcaatatagactgcagcagggagtaacggtgctgatttttCATAaggtgtcccagatattgcaattttatgcgtttgatggtaaacacaatctctggttccttcttcattttttctagaacttccttgttcgtgatccttgctgtccatgatattctcagcattcttctataaagccacatctcaaatgcttcaagttttttaatagtggtgtctgtgagcgtccatgcctccgccccgtaaaacaacacagaaaacatagcatctcaaatgtctcatttttgtatctagggatatgttgtgacttttgaagatggcgctcattttgttaaagaccgttcttgcctttcatatgcggcactttatttcctgtacattgctccactgttcgtttataatagttcccaggtagcaatactgttttactcgctctatctgcgtcccattaatttatagatgagccccatttatattctccttgctgataatcatttgttttgttttgtgggtattaatgtttagtccgtactgttgactgtactcgtttattttgtccattagcctctgaagtccctctaaactatctgctatcaccatggtgtcgtcggcatatataacattgtttactctttcaccatttagaaggatgccttcgtctattccgtaaagagcctcgttaaaaattttctctgagtacatattaaatatcaacggcgataggatacatccctgtctaactccacgtagtatttttatgtgatctgtttcttctccgttaattttcatgtatgcggtctgattccagtatagttctgaaattattctgaggtctttgtcatccaggtctgcttcttttaaaatgtttatcatcttttgatgttgaactctgtcaaatgccttttcatagtcgatcaagcacgcgtatacgtcgcagttaacgtccctgcatctttgaatcagtacctgtactccgaaaagtgcctctctggtacccactgcgttaatgaagccgaactgtctgtccgatatttgttcctcgcacttcttataaattcttccatggatgactctaagaaacagtttcaacatgtcgctcattaggctgattgttcgatattcttcgcttTTTTTAGCCCcatgttttttaggtatcgctatgaattctgattctagccatttatcagggatgattcctgtattgtatattttattgaagacagccgtgatccaatttattccttcttcctccaagagttttaaaaattcagcttcgatattatcaggccctacagctttcctgcttttcatccgttttattgcttcttctacctcggatttaagtatgtccgggcccgtcatcctctctgaaaataaatgcctataatccgttctttgatcttgaaaaagtgtctccaaatatattctccatttgtctttcatctcttgggtgtcaatgattaattttccattggtgtctatgagtttcatttgtgtttgctttttaaaagtacccgttatttcttttacctttttgtgtacattaaaattgtcatgcttggcttttagtctttctatttctttacatttctctacagcttctttttctttagcttctcttatttttcttctgatgtaagcctgcatttttttatattcatctttatttccttta
Coding sequences:
- the LOC140443758 gene encoding cap-specific mRNA (nucleoside-2'-O-)-methyltransferase 2-like, translated to MNEYEEDFNKIYFFKIQDELSLPRQVFESPKWCIPELQSKKTELNIIKGRLGKYKLKVWSKHTAHRDRAGFVMKKLAEKIKPELLTQAWCKFYEILAHFPVIPLCAVSNKKLESLHLCEAPGAFVCALNHYLTLNYPGLEWAWKANTLNPNYEGNELNEMIPDDRFIRHTLKNWIFGADFSGDITKTYNHEYLVNYVQHTKVSLITADGSVDCMSDPGEQERHVERLHFCETITALRVLQTGGTYVLKIFTMFEESTLNLLFLLNCSFDKVALFKPCTSKSGNSEVYVICTKYKGFSIIDHLWRGLWGAYEDIDIFNSNSMFLLTHLPDSFLAEIYKCSDFFMKKQADTILDNIYHFDRRIQDNIFITKSFVAQVYLARHEIKPIPESSKIVPNICVSELWRVHSTKNSRHFFNTNLPNVIRNRKIYNSLDIIIGKEIQTVYNSKFTDNDNLRKIQTMCANNKNTSDFYQYVLKVLQKNNIVINVKEFDVTIFSKFQKELFLKISSVIGVDKNLILINIPFVTHFLAGLLYLLIFFYDKVYMGRGVVYLYQPKSSVFKSIQSIFNSITEKYKLTTESNSQFAQDIVHIVSPSVFETESFIETIWNYNKYLFCEDKCFTSPYTYHLQ